GGGCCCTCACGGGGACTGCGCGGGCGAGAGCAGCCGCTTTTTCGGCTTGCCAACGGGTTCGCGCCAGATCGGGATCGGCGGGAAAATCTCGCAGCGCTTTCGCGAGCGTATCGACACGGCGGATATCGGCCGGCTCGCTCGCATTGGTAGCAGCGAGCGCCTTCTCCAGCCGTTGCTTCTCTTCCGCCAGCCAACGTGCGCCGCCACGCTCCAACGCATCGAGCCGCGCTTGCGCTTGCGCGGCACGTTCCCGGAAAATCGCACGCACCGATTCTTCTGCGGCACCTTTCGGCGCCATCGGGTCGTTGAATTCCTTTTCCAGCGCCGACACCTTGGGCAAAGCGGTGGTGTAAGCGGTGATCTGCGGCAGCGGGCTGCCGGTATGTTTGACCGACAGCCAAACCACCGGAATCAGATAGGCCAAGATCAGGATGATGTATTGCGCCACCTGCGTCCAGGTGACCGCCTTCATGCCGCCGAGGAATGAACAGACGAGAATACCGGCCAGACCGACGAAAACGCCGATGCTGAATTCGAGGCCGGTGAAGCGGCTGGTGATGATCCCGACCCCATAGATCTGCGCCACCACGTAGGTAAACGAACAGACGATCGTGGCAACGATGCCGATGAAGCGTGGAATGTTGCCGCCATAGCGCGCGCCAAGAAAGTCGGGGATCGTGAATTGCCCGAACTTGCGCAAATAGGGTGCCAGGAACAGCGCTACCAGACAATAGCCGCCGGTCCAGCCCATCACGAAGGCCAGACCGTCGTAACCATTGTGATACAGCGTGCCGGCCAAACCGATGAAAGATGCGGCGGACATCCAGTCGGCGCCGGTGGCCATGCCGTTGAACAGCGCCGGCACACGACGCCCGGCGACATAGTATTCCGATACCTCGGCCGTCTTCGACATGAAGCCGATCGCGGCATAAAGCACGATCGTCGCAAACAAGAACAGATAACCGAGGATGCTGTTCGGCACCCCCACCCGCTCGAGCACGCCGGCGAACACCACGAAGGCGACGAAGCTGCCGGTATAAACGAGGTAATACTTGCCCAGTTGCCGGAAGAAACGCTGGTGCTGACTGGCTGGCGCTGCCATCACTCGTCCTCGCCTTCCTGAACACCATAGCGCCGATCGAGGCGGTTCATATATCTTGCGTAATAGCCGATGATCAACAAATAGATGAACGGTGCGCCCTGAGCGCCCAGGTAGAACCCCAAGGGGCCGATGATGACGATTTCATTCAGTTCGCGGGCAAACCAGCCGGCAACGAAGGTGACGACGAACCAGATCATGAGCAGCATCGTGGTGATGCGTAGATTCCTGCGCCAATATTCACGATGTTTTTCCGTCAGCTTCATGAGGTCATGGCATTCGCTCGGCCGGGATGGCGCAAATTGTAAATAGTCGTCCAGCAAGCTGACAGGGAACTGACGGATCTGGATCAGGCATCTGCGCCAGCATCGGTCTCGACTTTCGCTACCGCAGGAAAATGCAAGCGAAACAGCGTGCCTTTGCCGGCCGGATTGTCACGAAGTTCGATACGAACGCGGTGCAAATCGGCGATCTCGCGCACGATCGCCAAACCCAGCCCACTCCCCTCGGCATCGGTGCCCAGGATGCGGTAAAAGCGTTCGAAAATCCGCTCACGCTCTGCGACCGGAATACCGATGCCGCTATCCTCGATTTCCAGCACCGGGGTGCGGTCACTGCGCAAGCGCACGGTGACATGCCCACCGGATGGAGTGTATTTGATCGCATTGTCGATCAGATTGTCGATCATTTCGGACAGTAGCAATGGCACCCCGAACACCAAAGCTGCTGGCGCCACTTTGTCGTGGCTTTCGAAGCCAAGGTCGATGTTGCGTT
This genomic interval from Sulfuricystis multivorans contains the following:
- a CDS encoding sodium:solute symporter family protein encodes the protein MAAPASQHQRFFRQLGKYYLVYTGSFVAFVVFAGVLERVGVPNSILGYLFLFATIVLYAAIGFMSKTAEVSEYYVAGRRVPALFNGMATGADWMSAASFIGLAGTLYHNGYDGLAFVMGWTGGYCLVALFLAPYLRKFGQFTIPDFLGARYGGNIPRFIGIVATIVCSFTYVVAQIYGVGIITSRFTGLEFSIGVFVGLAGILVCSFLGGMKAVTWTQVAQYIILILAYLIPVVWLSVKHTGSPLPQITAYTTALPKVSALEKEFNDPMAPKGAAEESVRAIFRERAAQAQARLDALERGGARWLAEEKQRLEKALAATNASEPADIRRVDTLAKALRDFPADPDLARTRWQAEKAAALARAVPVRAHTEPFPAQDEAGRFAAKKNFLALIFCLMVGTAALPHILMRYYTTPSVKQARESVFWSLFFILLLYFTAPALAILVKYEVYHNLVGSAFAQLPAWVSNWAAVDKTLMAITDINRDGIVQLAEITLGGDLVVLATPEIAGLPYVVSGLVAAGGLAAALSTADGLLLTIANALSHDLYYKMIDPRAPTLRRLAVSKGLLLVVAVIAAYVTSLKPGDILFLVGAAFSIAASAFFPALVLGVFWKRANATGAILGMVLGLGICLYYIYRSHPFFGINAPLWWDINPISAGIFGIPVGFLGVIVGSFLAPAPRKEIQQLVDHVRYPNLEGSIETRVKGSVGPS
- a CDS encoding DUF4212 domain-containing protein, with protein sequence MKLTEKHREYWRRNLRITTMLLMIWFVVTFVAGWFARELNEIVIIGPLGFYLGAQGAPFIYLLIIGYYARYMNRLDRRYGVQEGEDE